A section of the Quatrionicoccus australiensis genome encodes:
- the tssH gene encoding type VI secretion system ATPase TssH produces the protein MSTSLKTLISKLNSTCRQATERAASLCMARGNYEVDLEHLLMAFLDDPSSDLMKVLRRCSISSTGLERELSQEIDRFKNGNTRTPVFSTHIPKLFEQAWLIASLDARLPRIRSGHLLLALLTEPELSQLAFRGSKLLAKVRLDELKHNFDKMTEGSAEAAEVAGMGEAGSVAESAGEGDDPLLGARSHAGKSPALEQFTTNLTQRARDGKVDPVIGRDSEIRQLIDILMRRRQNNPILTGEAGVGKTAVVEGLALRIAAEDVPLPLVGVELHMLDMGLLQAGASVKGEFENRLKNVIDEVKKSPKPIILFIDEAHTMIGAGGQSGQNDAANLLKPALARGELRTVAATTWAEYKKYFEKDAALARRFQVVKVEEPSEALAAAMLRGMVPLMEKHFGIRVLDEAVTEAVRLSHRYISGRQLPDKAISVLDTACAKVALAQSSTPALIDEADKRLLRERAELAALQREAASGAWHDARINELNEHIAAIESDLSIFKTRFDQEKALVSSILHQRTQLEEGLQINPTVNPEKASKIKSRKKGAEATSVDGELDQALLRLRELQGENPMVPLQVDGHVVAEIIAAWTGIPLGKMVKDEIKTVLNLKPALQERVIGQDHALEAVAQRVRTARANLEDPNKPKGVFMFVGPSGVGKTETALALADTLYGGERKLVTINMSEYQEAHSVSGLKGSPPGYVGYGEGGVLTEAVRRNPYSVVLLDEVEKAHPDVLELFFQVFDKGVLDDAEGREIDFRNTLIILTSNVGSTQIMQACLNKRAAELPVADDLADALRPVLFKSFKPAFLGRMKVVPYYPISDDVLSKIILLKLGRIRDRIAANHKAEFLWDDKLIDAVLARCTEVDSGARNVDHILNGSLLPKVAEVVLARMAEGASVERIRVTASKNGEFKYTIK, from the coding sequence ATGAGCACATCACTCAAAACCCTGATCAGCAAACTGAACAGCACTTGTCGCCAGGCAACCGAACGCGCCGCCAGTCTGTGCATGGCACGCGGCAACTATGAGGTCGATCTCGAACACCTGCTGATGGCATTTCTTGACGATCCCAGCAGCGACCTGATGAAGGTGCTCCGGCGTTGCAGTATCAGTTCGACAGGTCTGGAACGGGAACTAAGTCAGGAAATCGATCGATTCAAGAATGGCAATACCCGGACGCCAGTGTTTTCGACGCATATTCCAAAACTATTCGAACAGGCTTGGCTGATTGCCTCGCTCGATGCCCGTTTGCCGCGTATCCGCTCCGGCCACCTGCTGTTGGCGTTGCTGACCGAACCTGAACTTTCCCAACTGGCATTCCGTGGGTCGAAACTGTTGGCCAAGGTGCGGCTGGATGAACTCAAGCACAATTTCGACAAGATGACTGAAGGTTCGGCAGAAGCGGCCGAAGTCGCCGGCATGGGGGAAGCTGGCAGCGTAGCCGAGAGCGCAGGCGAGGGCGACGATCCCCTGCTCGGTGCCAGGTCGCATGCAGGCAAGAGTCCGGCTCTTGAGCAGTTCACCACCAATCTCACGCAGCGAGCGCGTGATGGCAAGGTGGACCCGGTGATCGGGCGTGACAGCGAAATCCGTCAGCTCATTGATATCCTGATGCGTCGCCGCCAGAACAATCCCATCCTTACCGGCGAAGCCGGGGTAGGCAAGACGGCAGTTGTAGAAGGGCTGGCCCTGCGCATTGCGGCTGAAGATGTCCCTTTGCCGCTGGTCGGTGTCGAGCTGCACATGCTCGATATGGGACTGTTGCAGGCAGGTGCCAGCGTCAAGGGCGAATTCGAGAATCGCCTCAAGAATGTTATCGATGAAGTCAAAAAAAGCCCCAAGCCGATCATCCTGTTCATTGACGAAGCGCACACCATGATCGGTGCTGGTGGCCAGTCCGGCCAGAACGATGCTGCCAACCTGCTCAAGCCGGCATTGGCGCGCGGAGAGCTGCGTACCGTCGCCGCTACCACCTGGGCGGAATACAAAAAATATTTCGAGAAGGATGCCGCATTGGCCCGTCGCTTCCAGGTCGTCAAAGTCGAAGAGCCGAGCGAGGCGCTGGCTGCGGCCATGCTGCGCGGCATGGTTCCGCTGATGGAAAAGCATTTTGGCATCCGTGTCCTTGACGAAGCGGTGACCGAAGCCGTCCGCCTCTCGCACCGCTACATCAGCGGCCGGCAACTGCCGGACAAGGCGATCAGCGTGCTTGATACCGCCTGTGCCAAGGTTGCCCTCGCGCAGAGTTCGACCCCTGCCCTGATCGACGAAGCCGACAAGCGCCTGCTCCGCGAACGCGCCGAACTCGCCGCCCTGCAACGCGAAGCCGCCAGCGGCGCCTGGCACGATGCGCGGATCAATGAACTCAATGAACACATCGCCGCCATCGAATCCGACCTGAGCATTTTCAAGACGCGCTTCGACCAAGAAAAAGCGCTGGTCAGCAGCATCTTGCACCAGCGCACCCAACTGGAGGAGGGGCTCCAGATCAATCCTACGGTCAACCCGGAAAAAGCCTCCAAAATCAAAAGCCGCAAGAAGGGCGCCGAAGCCACAAGCGTCGATGGCGAACTCGACCAAGCCTTGCTTCGCCTGCGCGAACTGCAAGGAGAAAACCCCATGGTGCCCTTGCAGGTCGACGGCCACGTCGTCGCCGAAATCATTGCCGCCTGGACCGGCATCCCGCTCGGCAAGATGGTCAAGGACGAAATTAAGACAGTACTTAACCTCAAACCCGCGCTACAGGAACGGGTGATCGGCCAGGATCACGCGCTGGAAGCGGTTGCCCAGCGTGTGCGCACGGCGCGGGCCAATCTTGAAGACCCCAACAAGCCGAAGGGCGTCTTCATGTTCGTCGGGCCTTCCGGCGTCGGCAAAACCGAAACGGCGCTGGCCCTGGCCGATACCCTCTATGGCGGCGAACGCAAGCTGGTCACCATCAACATGAGCGAATACCAGGAAGCGCACAGCGTTTCCGGCCTCAAGGGCTCGCCGCCGGGATATGTCGGTTACGGTGAAGGCGGCGTGCTGACCGAAGCCGTCCGGCGCAATCCCTACAGCGTGGTCTTGCTCGACGAAGTAGAAAAGGCCCACCCTGACGTCCTAGAACTCTTCTTCCAGGTCTTCGACAAAGGCGTGCTCGATGATGCCGAAGGCCGCGAAATCGATTTCCGCAATACGCTGATCATCCTGACCAGCAATGTCGGCTCGACCCAGATCATGCAGGCCTGCCTCAACAAGCGGGCAGCAGAACTGCCGGTGGCCGACGACTTGGCCGACGCCTTGCGGCCGGTGCTGTTCAAGAGCTTCAAGCCAGCCTTCCTCGGCCGCATGAAAGTCGTACCCTACTACCCGATTTCCGATGATGTCCTGAGCAAAATCATCTTGCTCAAGCTGGGCCGGATTCGCGACCGAATTGCCGCCAACCACAAAGCCGAATTCCTCTGGGACGACAAGCTGATCGATGCCGTGCTGGCGCGCTGCACCGAAGTCGATTCCGGTGCCCGCAATGTCGATCACATATTGAACGGCAGCCTGCTGCCCAAAGTCGCCGAAGTCGTGCTGGCCCGCATGGCAGAAGGCGCCTCGGTCGAGCGTATCCGGGTTACGGCGAGCAAGAACGGTGAATTCAAATACACCATCAAGTGA
- the tssG gene encoding type VI secretion system baseplate subunit TssG — MRTPQRRIDPGVVEQSLQTPERYEFFQLVRLFEMVFNKEARGLGSDVVSERIRFRNSLRLGFAPSQVDAMVGRYRQDEDGLETGKLDQVEITPSFMGMLGINGALPIHYTEQVIHHERFKRDPSGRAFLDLFTNRAVGHFYRAWKKYKLPILYETDRRNRFLPLILSLAGLGYDALRERMSEAPGAIDDESIAFFAGLLRQQPVSSETLERVLGGYFREKVVIEQFVGRWYIVPTDQRLTLGGKSSSLGGNMLVGERIWQRNLRIRIHIGPLTHERYMAFLPKGEIAYALEKILTLATGGQFEYEIRPILRAADVKPVSLGVPNSARLGYDTFMLTKPATSDRSDTRYLTHFIH, encoded by the coding sequence ATGCGCACCCCGCAACGGCGAATCGATCCTGGCGTAGTCGAGCAAAGTCTGCAGACTCCTGAACGCTACGAGTTCTTCCAGCTTGTGCGCCTGTTCGAGATGGTTTTCAACAAGGAGGCACGAGGCCTCGGTAGCGATGTCGTCAGTGAGCGGATTCGTTTCCGCAATTCGCTGCGCCTCGGCTTCGCGCCCAGCCAGGTTGACGCCATGGTGGGGCGCTATCGTCAAGATGAAGACGGGCTCGAAACCGGCAAACTAGATCAGGTCGAGATCACTCCTAGTTTCATGGGCATGCTTGGTATCAACGGTGCCTTGCCAATTCACTACACCGAACAAGTCATTCACCACGAGCGTTTCAAGCGCGACCCGTCGGGACGGGCTTTTCTCGATCTGTTTACCAACCGGGCGGTCGGCCATTTCTATCGTGCTTGGAAGAAATACAAGCTCCCCATTCTCTACGAGACGGATCGCCGCAACCGGTTTTTGCCGCTGATTCTCTCTTTGGCCGGCCTTGGCTATGATGCCTTACGTGAACGGATGAGTGAGGCGCCGGGTGCCATCGACGACGAATCGATTGCCTTCTTCGCTGGCCTGCTTCGTCAACAGCCGGTTTCTTCCGAAACACTGGAAAGGGTGCTGGGCGGTTATTTTCGCGAGAAAGTGGTGATTGAGCAATTCGTCGGGCGCTGGTACATCGTTCCTACTGACCAGCGCTTAACGCTTGGCGGCAAAAGTTCCTCTCTGGGCGGCAACATGCTGGTTGGCGAGCGCATCTGGCAGCGCAACCTGCGCATCCGCATCCACATCGGACCGCTGACCCACGAGCGCTACATGGCCTTTCTGCCAAAAGGCGAGATCGCATACGCCCTTGAAAAAATACTCACATTGGCGACTGGCGGCCAGTTCGAATACGAAATTCGGCCAATCCTGCGCGCCGCTGACGTCAAGCCGGTCAGCCTCGGCGTGCCCAACAGCGCCCGTCTCGGATACGACACTTTCATGCTGACAAAGCCGGCAACGAGCGACCGCAGCGATACACGCTATCTCACCCATTTTATTCACTAG
- the tssF gene encoding type VI secretion system baseplate subunit TssF encodes MEDLLPYYERELTFLRQHSREFSERYPKLAAQLLLSGEGCDDPHVERMIQSFALLTARVSKKLEDSYPQFTEALLNVLYPHYLRPFPSCSIAYFDHGGSELSSVTTIVRGTELQSRPIKGAVCKFRTAWDVKLAPVTLGDLDFDPIATAPSDVRLPVGCNAILSFSLSVRGANTKAGFSKLDKLRVYIDAEPSVASALRDALFLRKLKSYAVGADKRWRVVRDGLIGEVGFAEQEALIEMPDTAHGAYRYLTEYFCFPEKFNFFDLNIGELPSSLLGEGKITLNLALGDLRADSDASRLLQTLTAQNLRLGCVPVVNLFDQRGDPIRVSNRQSAYPVVADGRRAYAFDVYSIDSVRRVRQTPQGESITEFRPFFSLRHGETPDQNGYYWYALRDHFVAESSPGYETSLSIVDADFDPVQPKTDVISLQLTCTNRELPTLMSVGMPSGDLFLEGGSSVRAIKLLRKPSQPCRFDHRRDGQWRIISHLSLNHLSLTGNGLPAFREMLALYDLPRTAATRRQIEGVLNIEQQDKTVWMPGKPFACFVRGLEVRLSIDESSFVGSGLDVFTRCIDHFLGLYVSLNSFIQLVVVSNRTGEELIRCAPRNGESILA; translated from the coding sequence TTGGAAGATCTACTTCCCTATTACGAGCGAGAGCTCACCTTCCTTCGCCAGCATTCCCGCGAATTTTCCGAACGTTATCCCAAACTGGCCGCGCAGCTTTTGTTATCCGGCGAGGGGTGTGATGACCCCCACGTTGAACGGATGATCCAGTCTTTTGCGCTGCTAACCGCGCGCGTCTCAAAGAAGCTGGAAGACAGCTATCCGCAATTCACCGAAGCGCTGCTGAATGTTCTTTATCCGCATTATCTGAGGCCTTTTCCAAGTTGCTCCATTGCCTATTTCGACCATGGTGGCAGCGAACTCTCGTCGGTGACGACGATCGTGCGCGGAACAGAATTGCAGTCGCGGCCGATCAAAGGTGCCGTCTGTAAGTTCCGTACGGCCTGGGATGTAAAACTGGCCCCCGTTACCCTCGGCGATCTCGATTTCGATCCGATTGCGACAGCCCCCAGCGATGTGCGTTTGCCTGTGGGTTGCAATGCCATTCTCTCCTTTTCACTATCTGTGCGAGGGGCGAACACCAAGGCCGGATTCAGCAAGCTCGACAAGCTGCGGGTGTACATTGATGCAGAACCTTCCGTTGCTTCGGCGCTGCGTGACGCACTTTTCCTGCGCAAGCTGAAAAGTTATGCGGTCGGTGCGGACAAGCGGTGGCGTGTGGTACGTGATGGCTTGATCGGCGAAGTCGGTTTCGCCGAGCAGGAAGCGCTCATCGAAATGCCGGACACGGCACACGGAGCCTACCGTTACCTGACCGAGTATTTTTGTTTTCCGGAAAAATTCAATTTCTTTGATCTCAATATTGGGGAGTTGCCGTCGAGCCTGCTTGGCGAAGGGAAGATCACTCTGAATCTTGCGCTGGGTGACCTGCGTGCCGACAGCGACGCATCGCGCCTGCTGCAAACCCTGACCGCGCAAAATCTCCGCCTTGGTTGCGTGCCTGTCGTCAACCTGTTTGACCAGCGTGGAGATCCGATCCGGGTCAGTAATCGCCAGTCAGCCTATCCAGTTGTGGCCGACGGTCGGCGTGCCTACGCCTTCGATGTATATTCCATCGATTCGGTGAGGAGGGTCAGGCAGACGCCGCAAGGCGAATCCATCACCGAGTTCCGGCCGTTCTTCTCGTTGCGCCATGGCGAAACGCCGGATCAGAATGGCTATTACTGGTATGCCCTGCGCGATCATTTCGTCGCCGAGAGCAGCCCGGGCTACGAAACATCGCTCTCCATCGTCGACGCTGATTTCGACCCCGTGCAACCGAAAACCGATGTCATCAGCCTGCAACTCACGTGTACCAATCGTGAACTACCAACCCTGATGTCGGTTGGCATGCCATCAGGCGACCTATTTCTCGAAGGCGGTTCCAGCGTGCGCGCCATCAAGCTGCTGCGGAAGCCGAGCCAGCCCTGTCGTTTTGATCATCGACGCGATGGGCAGTGGCGAATCATCTCCCACCTTTCACTCAATCATCTGTCATTGACCGGAAATGGCCTCCCGGCTTTCCGCGAAATGCTGGCTTTGTACGACCTGCCAAGAACGGCGGCAACCCGTCGGCAGATTGAAGGCGTGCTCAACATCGAACAACAGGACAAGACGGTCTGGATGCCCGGCAAGCCTTTTGCCTGTTTTGTACGCGGCCTTGAGGTTCGTCTCTCCATTGATGAATCGAGCTTTGTCGGTAGCGGTCTGGACGTCTTTACCCGCTGTATCGACCATTTTCTTGGGCTTTACGTCAGTCTCAACAGCTTTATCCAGCTAGTCGTGGTTTCGAATCGAACCGGAGAGGAGTTGATCCGATGCGCACCCCGCAACGGCGAATCGATCCTGGCGTAG
- the tssE gene encoding type VI secretion system baseplate subunit TssE, translating to MIKGFEPSLFDKLFDDLPLGAVRRRLSLEQLKDSVARDLEALLNTRVVFEESFGDDFPLAVRSVAGFGMSDFAGFSLANIYDRGRICASISSAIAAHEPRLRDVQVDLELHRKAVNALYFSINAVLFVRPAQEPVAFDALLQPTSLQYSVSRHRPRVGA from the coding sequence ATGATCAAAGGTTTCGAACCTTCCCTGTTTGACAAGCTGTTTGACGATCTTCCCCTAGGAGCTGTCCGGCGTCGTTTGTCTCTGGAGCAACTCAAGGATTCGGTCGCCAGAGATCTTGAAGCTTTATTGAATACCCGAGTGGTGTTCGAGGAGTCTTTTGGCGATGATTTTCCGCTTGCTGTGCGCTCAGTAGCCGGGTTCGGCATGTCTGATTTTGCCGGATTCAGTTTGGCCAATATCTATGACCGTGGGCGCATCTGTGCTTCCATAAGCTCGGCAATTGCTGCTCATGAACCGCGCCTGCGCGATGTGCAAGTTGATCTTGAGTTGCATCGCAAGGCCGTGAACGCCCTGTATTTCTCAATCAATGCTGTGCTGTTTGTCAGGCCAGCGCAGGAGCCGGTCGCCTTCGATGCATTGTTGCAGCCGACCAGCCTGCAATATTCCGTAAGCCGGCATCGACCGCGCGTAGGGGCTTAA
- a CDS encoding Hcp family type VI secretion system effector codes for MKDIYVEFKGSDIKGDSRDAKHKDQVEVSSWSHSMRQPKSATASGSGGHTAERVEHGEMIFTKDIDGSSPKLYQACSSGLVVNDVIVYFYRAFGGKNTTGNPSGTQNRHQYLKIELKNVIIASVSPSVDGEGVPQEVFSLKYSAVKWTYDELNIDGTKTGKVNIQGAWNLAKNTPNLT; via the coding sequence ATGAAAGATATTTACGTTGAATTCAAGGGTAGCGACATCAAGGGCGACTCCCGCGATGCAAAGCATAAAGACCAAGTTGAGGTTTCGAGCTGGAGCCACTCGATGCGCCAGCCCAAGTCGGCAACGGCCTCAGGCTCCGGTGGTCATACCGCCGAACGCGTTGAACACGGTGAAATGATCTTCACCAAGGACATTGATGGTTCCAGCCCGAAGCTGTATCAGGCTTGCTCGTCAGGCTTGGTGGTCAATGACGTAATTGTCTATTTTTATCGTGCATTCGGTGGCAAAAATACGACTGGCAACCCGTCTGGTACGCAGAATCGTCATCAGTACCTGAAGATCGAACTGAAAAACGTCATCATCGCCTCCGTTTCGCCGTCGGTTGATGGTGAAGGCGTGCCGCAAGAAGTGTTCTCGCTGAAGTACTCCGCTGTTAAGTGGACCTACGACGAGCTCAATATCGATGGCACGAAGACGGGCAAGGTCAACATCCAGGGTGCCTGGAACCTTGCCAAGAACACGCCGAACCTGACCTGA
- the tssC gene encoding type VI secretion system contractile sheath large subunit: protein MSAQQSALSATADVIETGLLDQIIEESRVAQSEQEKVRAKDIISELANQVLVGEVVVSENLAASLDARVAELDSLISEQLSEIMHAPAFQELESAWTGLHYLCKQTSTGVQQKIKLMSASKRELVKDFKSAIDFDQSALFKKVYEEEFGTFGGAPFGSLIGQYELTRQPEDMYFIEQMSHIAAASHAPFITAAAPQLFGLETYTELGKPRDLAKVFDTVEYAKWKSFRESEDSRYVGLALPRFLGRLPYNPIDGEVTEGFNFVEEVDGTDHDKYLWCNASFAFAARLTDAFENYGWCAAIRGVEGGGLVEDLPTHTFRTDDGEVALKCPTEISITDRREKELSDLGFIPLVHCKNTDYAAFFAAQSAQKPKKYDTDSANANASLSAQLQYMFAVSRIAHYMKAMMRDKIGSFASAANVQTYLQRWIDHYVTADDSASQETKAQFPLREASIEVSEVPGRPGVYRAVSFIRPHFQLDELSVSLRLVAELPQSGRN from the coding sequence ATGAGTGCCCAACAATCAGCATTGAGTGCGACTGCAGATGTGATTGAAACCGGCCTCCTTGATCAGATTATCGAAGAGAGTCGGGTTGCTCAGTCTGAGCAGGAAAAGGTGCGCGCCAAAGATATTATTAGCGAATTAGCCAATCAGGTTCTGGTCGGTGAAGTTGTCGTTTCCGAAAATCTTGCTGCCTCGCTCGACGCGCGCGTCGCTGAACTCGATAGCCTGATTTCCGAGCAGCTAAGTGAAATCATGCACGCGCCTGCATTTCAGGAGCTCGAAAGCGCTTGGACTGGCTTGCACTACCTGTGCAAGCAGACCTCGACTGGCGTGCAGCAAAAAATAAAGCTGATGAGCGCCTCGAAGCGCGAACTGGTAAAGGATTTCAAGTCAGCGATCGATTTTGATCAAAGTGCACTGTTCAAAAAAGTCTATGAAGAAGAATTCGGTACTTTTGGTGGCGCGCCGTTCGGTTCGCTGATCGGTCAGTACGAACTGACGCGGCAACCAGAAGATATGTACTTCATCGAACAGATGTCGCATATAGCAGCGGCTTCCCATGCGCCGTTTATCACTGCAGCGGCACCGCAGTTATTTGGTCTTGAAACCTATACCGAGCTAGGTAAGCCGCGTGATTTGGCTAAGGTATTTGATACCGTCGAATACGCAAAATGGAAATCCTTCCGCGAATCGGAGGATTCGCGCTATGTCGGTTTGGCTTTGCCGCGCTTCCTGGGGCGCCTGCCGTACAACCCGATTGACGGTGAGGTTACAGAAGGGTTCAACTTTGTTGAAGAAGTGGATGGGACCGACCACGACAAATATCTGTGGTGTAACGCTTCCTTCGCTTTTGCGGCACGCCTAACCGATGCTTTTGAAAACTATGGCTGGTGTGCAGCGATTCGTGGGGTTGAGGGCGGAGGGCTGGTTGAAGACTTGCCGACGCATACCTTCCGTACTGACGATGGTGAAGTGGCGCTCAAATGCCCGACTGAAATTTCGATTACCGATCGCCGTGAAAAGGAATTGAGTGACCTCGGCTTCATTCCTCTAGTGCATTGCAAGAATACGGATTACGCAGCCTTCTTTGCGGCCCAGTCGGCGCAAAAGCCGAAAAAATACGATACCGATTCGGCCAATGCCAATGCATCCCTGTCAGCACAGTTGCAATACATGTTCGCCGTTTCGCGGATTGCGCACTACATGAAGGCAATGATGCGCGACAAGATCGGCAGCTTTGCTTCTGCTGCGAATGTTCAAACCTACCTGCAACGGTGGATCGATCATTACGTCACTGCGGATGATTCAGCATCTCAAGAAACCAAGGCTCAATTCCCCCTGCGGGAAGCGTCCATCGAAGTCAGCGAAGTGCCCGGTCGTCCCGGTGTCTATCGGGCTGTGTCGTTTATCCGGCCGCACTTCCAGCTTGACGAACTCTCGGTGTCCCTGCGTCTCGTCGCCGAGTTGCCGCAATCTGGCAGAAACTGA
- the tssB gene encoding type VI secretion system contractile sheath small subunit, giving the protein MAKKESVQKKLQKIRPPRVQLTYDVERGDAIELKELPFVVGVLGDFAAQSEVPQGKVRDRKFVNIDMDNFDDVIDGLSPRIAFRAKNRLTVDGGELAVNLTFKKFEDFRPEAVVEQVEPLRKLLEARSKLADLRNKLAGNEKLEDLLNDVLNNTEQLQSLGSNSDNGGGAK; this is encoded by the coding sequence GTGGCGAAGAAGGAAAGTGTTCAGAAGAAGTTGCAAAAAATTCGTCCGCCTCGTGTTCAGTTAACGTATGACGTTGAGCGTGGCGATGCGATCGAACTCAAGGAGTTGCCTTTTGTGGTTGGCGTCCTTGGCGATTTTGCCGCTCAGTCCGAAGTGCCCCAGGGCAAGGTTCGAGATCGAAAGTTCGTCAATATCGATATGGATAACTTTGATGATGTGATCGACGGCCTGTCTCCGCGTATTGCCTTCCGGGCGAAAAATCGCTTGACCGTCGACGGCGGCGAACTGGCGGTAAACCTGACATTCAAGAAATTTGAAGATTTTCGTCCAGAGGCAGTTGTGGAACAGGTTGAGCCATTACGCAAGTTGTTGGAGGCGCGCTCTAAGCTGGCCGATCTTCGCAACAAACTGGCGGGCAATGAAAAGCTTGAAGATTTACTAAATGATGTTCTGAATAATACGGAGCAGTTGCAAAGCCTCGGTAGCAACTCCGATAACGGGGGGGGCGCTAAATGA
- a CDS encoding tetratricopeptide repeat protein — MLGLGRFTTVFLVFLCIILSGCTTTGSNNKLDFPTLMEQSDLKVDSLLAKGNQEEAIGVLADVAKKNPTRKEPWLRMAKAYFDAENYGQAIVASDEVLQRDSTDRTAKSILAVSGLRVATRSLTELRADAELRGNARSDAVSLAKALRETLQEDVLVPSADLEAKRKRDAAAKARMLANPRQKAVAPVANPTPASGGASGSDPFSVLK; from the coding sequence ATGTTGGGTCTCGGCAGATTTACCACTGTTTTTCTAGTGTTTCTGTGCATCATTTTGTCGGGCTGTACTACGACAGGTTCAAACAACAAGTTGGATTTTCCGACCTTGATGGAGCAATCTGACCTGAAGGTGGATTCCTTGCTAGCAAAGGGCAATCAGGAAGAAGCCATCGGGGTGTTGGCCGATGTCGCCAAAAAGAACCCGACCAGAAAGGAGCCTTGGCTTCGCATGGCGAAGGCCTATTTTGATGCGGAAAATTATGGTCAGGCGATTGTTGCCTCGGATGAGGTTTTGCAGCGCGATTCCACGGACCGGACAGCTAAGAGCATCCTAGCCGTCAGCGGATTGCGCGTGGCTACACGCTCCTTGACTGAACTTAGGGCTGATGCAGAACTGAGAGGAAATGCGCGCAGCGATGCTGTCAGTCTTGCTAAGGCGTTGCGGGAGACCTTGCAAGAGGATGTTCTGGTCCCTTCCGCCGATCTTGAGGCCAAGAGGAAACGGGATGCAGCGGCTAAAGCTCGCATGCTAGCAAACCCCAGACAAAAAGCGGTTGCTCCGGTTGCAAACCCAACCCCTGCCAGCGGGGGGGCAAGTGGCAGCGATCCGTTCAGCGTCCTTAAGTAA
- the tssJ gene encoding type VI secretion system lipoprotein TssJ, which produces MALLALLALGGCASVGAQLVGSAVSIALEASGVLKKDSGNKNKQYDIPIRIFAGEQLNTTSNRKSLSLVLKIYIFRASERLKTLSYSQISSPESEKEALGEDLISVREITLIPEKSYEFILKVPEEGTTIGVVGVFREPYANRWKLAFDAKQSVDQGITIGAHSCSLTASKGVLITTISSESAQSLNGVQCNK; this is translated from the coding sequence ATTGCATTACTCGCATTACTGGCACTTGGCGGCTGTGCTTCGGTAGGCGCTCAACTAGTCGGATCTGCCGTCAGCATTGCTCTGGAAGCAAGCGGCGTCCTCAAAAAAGACTCCGGCAACAAGAACAAACAATATGACATCCCCATCCGAATTTTCGCTGGGGAGCAGCTCAACACCACAAGCAACCGAAAATCGCTGTCCTTGGTATTAAAAATCTATATTTTTCGTGCTTCTGAACGTCTTAAAACCTTGTCGTATTCGCAGATTTCTTCGCCAGAAAGCGAGAAAGAAGCCTTGGGAGAGGACTTGATTTCCGTCCGAGAAATCACTTTGATCCCTGAAAAATCGTATGAATTCATACTAAAAGTTCCAGAAGAAGGGACAACAATTGGTGTTGTCGGCGTATTTCGGGAACCATATGCCAATCGCTGGAAACTGGCATTTGATGCAAAACAATCCGTTGACCAAGGAATCACCATAGGCGCCCATAGCTGCTCTCTAACTGCCAGCAAGGGCGTATTGATAACAACCATCAGCTCCGAATCAGCGCAGTCGTTGAACGGGGTGCAGTGCAACAAATAG